The Nocardioides humi genome includes a region encoding these proteins:
- a CDS encoding class II 3-deoxy-7-phosphoheptulonate synthase encodes MSTLPSLEQLHAIGAKQQPSYDDPAALAAAVARLRTLPPLVFAGECDELKGKIAAASRGEAFLLQGGDCAETFVDATADNTRNKLRVLLQMAVVLTYAASVPVVKVGRLAGQYAKPRSSDTETRDTTDGPVTLPAYRGDAVNGFEFTPESRRPDPQRLLDVYHASASTLNLVRAFTTGGYADLRQVHTWNSEFVRNSPVGQHYEAMAAEIDRALTFMKAIGADPDEFHRVDFYSSHEALLLEYEHAMTRIDSRTERPYNVSGHMVWIGERTRQLDGAHVEYFRHISNPIGCKLGPTATADDALALAAKLNPANEPGRLTFITRFGAGRIRDGLPALVEKVTAEGVDVAWVCDAMHGNTFEASNGYKTRRFEDVLDEVQGFFDVHRGLGTVPAGILVENTGDDVTEIIGGGEELDEQGLAHRYESVVDPRLNRVQSLELAFQVANMLRTQ; translated from the coding sequence GTGAGCACCCTCCCGTCCCTCGAGCAGTTGCACGCCATCGGAGCGAAGCAGCAGCCGTCGTACGACGACCCCGCGGCCCTCGCCGCCGCGGTCGCACGACTGCGCACGCTGCCCCCGCTGGTGTTTGCGGGCGAGTGCGACGAGCTCAAGGGCAAGATCGCGGCGGCCAGCCGGGGCGAGGCCTTCCTGCTCCAGGGCGGCGACTGCGCCGAGACGTTCGTCGACGCCACGGCCGACAACACCCGCAACAAGCTGCGGGTGCTGCTGCAGATGGCGGTCGTGCTGACGTACGCCGCGTCCGTGCCGGTCGTCAAGGTCGGCCGGCTCGCGGGCCAGTACGCCAAGCCCCGCTCGTCCGACACCGAGACCCGCGACACCACCGACGGGCCGGTCACCCTGCCGGCGTACCGCGGCGACGCCGTCAACGGCTTCGAGTTCACCCCGGAGTCCCGGCGGCCCGACCCGCAGCGGCTGCTCGACGTCTACCACGCGTCCGCCTCGACGCTGAACCTCGTGCGCGCCTTCACCACCGGCGGCTACGCCGACCTGCGCCAGGTGCACACCTGGAACTCCGAGTTCGTGCGCAACAGCCCCGTCGGGCAGCACTACGAGGCGATGGCCGCCGAGATCGACCGCGCGCTGACCTTCATGAAGGCGATCGGCGCCGACCCCGACGAGTTCCACCGGGTCGACTTCTACTCCTCCCACGAGGCGCTGCTGCTGGAGTACGAGCACGCCATGACCCGGATCGACTCGCGCACCGAGCGGCCCTACAACGTCTCGGGCCACATGGTCTGGATCGGCGAGCGCACCCGCCAGCTCGACGGCGCCCACGTGGAGTACTTCCGCCACATCAGCAACCCGATCGGCTGCAAGCTCGGCCCGACCGCGACCGCCGACGACGCGCTCGCGCTCGCCGCCAAGCTCAACCCGGCCAACGAGCCCGGCCGGCTGACCTTCATCACCCGCTTCGGCGCGGGCCGGATCCGCGACGGGCTGCCCGCGCTGGTCGAGAAGGTCACCGCCGAGGGCGTCGACGTGGCCTGGGTGTGCGACGCCATGCACGGCAACACCTTCGAGGCCTCCAACGGCTACAAGACCCGCCGCTTCGAGGACGTCCTCGACGAGGTGCAGGGCTTCTTCGACGTGCACCGCGGCCTCGGCACCGTCCCGGCCGGCATCCTGGTCGAGAACACCGGCGACGACGTCACCGAGATCATCGGCGGCGGCGAGGAGCTCGACGAGCAGGGGCTGGCGCACCGCTACGAGTCGGTCGTCGACCCGCGCCTCAACCGGGTGCAGTCCCTCGAGCTGGCGTTCCAGGTCGCCAACATGCTCCGCACGCAGTGA
- a CDS encoding SRPBCC family protein — protein MAGHIIHVHTTIPAPPDQVWDVITDVAHAGDVLRSVSDSELLTEGTYDVGTTWRERRTLFGHHGPEQLQVVESEPPRRTVVEAEVGHDVIRTAYRLTPSGPDATGTRLAMTTTVEMSHRSALSRAMWSMFGGFSYDRTRKVLEHDLEDIEAEACRRATTP, from the coding sequence ATGGCCGGTCACATCATCCACGTGCACACCACCATCCCCGCCCCGCCGGACCAGGTCTGGGACGTCATCACCGACGTCGCCCACGCCGGCGACGTGCTGCGCAGCGTCAGCGACAGCGAGCTGCTCACCGAGGGGACGTACGACGTCGGGACGACCTGGCGCGAGCGGCGCACCCTGTTCGGGCACCACGGGCCGGAGCAGCTGCAGGTCGTGGAGTCGGAGCCGCCGCGCCGTACCGTCGTCGAGGCCGAGGTCGGCCACGACGTCATCCGCACCGCCTACCGCCTCACCCCGTCCGGCCCGGACGCGACGGGCACCCGGCTGGCCATGACCACGACGGTGGAGATGAGCCACCGCTCGGCGCTGTCGCGGGCGATGTGGTCGATGTTCGGCGGCTTCAGCTACGACCGCACCCGCAAGGTGCTCGAGCACGACCTCGAGGACATCGAGGCGGAGGCGTGCCGCCGGGCGACCACTCCGTGA
- a CDS encoding Rv2175c family DNA-binding protein has product MTEPRLADHDLAALVEDWLDWDQAAAEIGVTPAKVRTMVREHQLAAAVPGDGRPQGVPALLLVDGEPVKGLPGLLTLLHDNGFDDRECIAWIFLDADLPGRPIDALRENRGSEVKRRAQALAL; this is encoded by the coding sequence ATGACCGAACCGCGACTGGCCGACCACGACCTCGCCGCCCTCGTCGAGGACTGGCTGGACTGGGACCAGGCCGCCGCCGAGATCGGCGTCACCCCGGCCAAGGTGCGCACCATGGTGCGCGAGCACCAGCTCGCGGCGGCGGTGCCCGGCGACGGCCGGCCGCAGGGCGTGCCGGCGCTCCTCCTCGTCGACGGCGAGCCGGTGAAGGGCCTGCCCGGGCTGCTGACCCTGCTCCACGACAACGGTTTCGACGACCGGGAGTGCATCGCCTGGATCTTCCTCGACGCCGACCTGCCCGGCCGGCCCATCGACGCGCTGCGCGAGAACCGCGGCTCGGAGGTCAAGCGCCGCGCCCAGGCGCTCGCGCTCTGA
- a CDS encoding polyprenyl synthetase family protein, with protein sequence MTQQAWDPTAFRTEVQATLDAFLADQATRLAPLGGDAARLLSEARVTVTGGKRFRAAFCHWGYAALAGAPSGADAEAVRRAAAALELLHASALVHDDLMDASDTRRGRSATHRTFERAHRADGWRGDPEQYGAAAAILLGDLLLSWADELLRRCGLGWDRVGPALEVFDLCRSEVIAGQFLDVSVQARGRADVAQAMTVLRYKSAKYSIERPLHVGAALAGADPAALDLLTGFGLPLGEAFQLRDDLLGVFGDPATTGKPAGDDLVEGKRTVLVALALDHAAPADAERLDAALGTPLAEPEVAELRAIIDGCGARAEVETMIDDLARQAVEALRRGQAEAGWDAEACGVLEQLAAAATRRTR encoded by the coding sequence GTGACACAGCAGGCGTGGGACCCGACCGCTTTCCGGACCGAGGTCCAGGCCACCCTCGACGCCTTCCTGGCCGACCAGGCGACCCGGCTGGCCCCGCTCGGCGGCGACGCCGCGCGCCTGCTGTCCGAGGCGCGGGTCACCGTGACGGGCGGCAAGCGGTTCCGGGCCGCGTTCTGCCACTGGGGGTACGCCGCGCTCGCCGGTGCCCCGTCGGGCGCCGATGCCGAGGCGGTACGACGGGCCGCCGCCGCGCTCGAGCTCCTCCACGCCAGCGCCCTGGTCCACGACGACCTGATGGACGCCTCCGACACCCGCCGCGGCCGCTCCGCGACCCACCGCACCTTCGAGCGCGCCCACCGCGCCGACGGCTGGCGCGGCGACCCGGAGCAGTACGGCGCCGCCGCGGCCATCCTGCTCGGCGACCTGCTGCTGTCCTGGGCCGACGAGCTGCTGCGTCGCTGTGGCCTGGGCTGGGACCGGGTCGGGCCCGCGCTCGAGGTGTTCGACCTGTGCCGCTCCGAGGTGATCGCCGGGCAGTTCCTCGACGTGTCCGTGCAGGCGCGCGGCCGCGCCGACGTCGCACAGGCGATGACGGTGCTGCGCTACAAGTCCGCGAAGTACTCCATCGAGCGCCCGCTCCACGTCGGTGCCGCCCTCGCCGGGGCCGACCCCGCCGCGCTCGACCTGCTCACCGGGTTCGGGCTGCCGCTGGGCGAGGCCTTCCAGCTGCGCGACGACCTGCTCGGCGTGTTCGGCGACCCCGCCACCACCGGCAAGCCCGCGGGCGACGACCTCGTCGAGGGCAAGCGGACCGTGCTCGTCGCGCTCGCCCTCGACCACGCCGCTCCCGCCGACGCCGAGCGGCTCGACGCCGCCCTCGGCACGCCGCTGGCCGAGCCCGAGGTCGCCGAGCTGCGCGCGATCATCGACGGCTGCGGCGCCCGCGCCGAGGTCGAGACGATGATCGACGACCTCGCCCGGCAGGCGGTCGAGGCGCTGCGCCGCGGCCAGGCCGAGGCGGGCTGGGACGCCGAGGCGTGCGGGGTGCTGGAGCAGCTCGCGGCCGCCGCCACCCGCCGCACCCGCTGA
- the metF gene encoding methylenetetrahydrofolate reductase [NAD(P)H], with protein sequence MTTGAGRSLGEIIREGGRSFSFEFFPPKDEAGETQLWDAIRALEPYRPTFVSVTYGAGGSTRDKTVAITGRIARETSMVPMAHLTCVGHTRDELEGILDSYVAEGVNHVMALRGDPQEGPRADWTPTDGGLNYAVELVELARSRGDFRVGIAAFPEGHPSADSLDADADVLVAKARAGAEFAVTQMFFRASDYFALVERVRDRGVDIPILPGIMPILNLAAIRRQGELIGTSVPGDIVERISAYDGDPAAVRAEGIRIAAELCDELLAGGAPGLHFYTLNRSKATLEIFEALQITV encoded by the coding sequence ATGACCACCGGTGCTGGGCGCTCCCTCGGCGAGATCATCCGCGAGGGTGGCCGATCCTTCTCCTTCGAGTTCTTCCCGCCCAAGGACGAGGCGGGTGAGACCCAGCTCTGGGACGCGATCCGCGCGCTCGAGCCCTACCGCCCGACCTTCGTGTCGGTGACGTACGGCGCCGGCGGCAGCACCCGCGACAAGACCGTCGCGATCACCGGCCGGATCGCCCGCGAGACGTCGATGGTCCCGATGGCGCACCTCACCTGCGTCGGCCACACCCGCGACGAGCTCGAGGGCATCCTCGACTCCTACGTCGCCGAGGGCGTCAACCACGTGATGGCGCTGCGGGGCGACCCGCAGGAGGGCCCGCGCGCCGACTGGACGCCGACCGACGGCGGACTCAACTACGCCGTCGAGCTGGTCGAGCTGGCGCGCTCGCGCGGTGACTTCCGGGTCGGCATCGCCGCGTTCCCCGAGGGCCACCCGTCCGCCGACTCCCTCGACGCCGACGCCGACGTGCTCGTCGCCAAGGCCCGCGCGGGCGCGGAGTTCGCCGTCACCCAGATGTTCTTCCGGGCGTCCGACTACTTCGCGCTGGTCGAGCGGGTCCGCGACCGCGGCGTCGACATCCCGATCCTGCCGGGCATCATGCCGATCCTGAACCTCGCCGCCATCCGCCGGCAGGGCGAGCTGATCGGCACCAGCGTGCCCGGCGACATCGTCGAGCGGATCAGCGCCTACGACGGCGATCCCGCCGCCGTGCGGGCCGAGGGGATCCGGATCGCCGCCGAGCTCTGCGACGAGCTGCTCGCCGGCGGTGCGC
- a CDS encoding threonine aldolase family protein, with the protein MIDLRSDTVTRPTEAMRAAMAAAEVGDDVYGEDPTVQALEERVAGLFGHEAALFTPTGSLANVLAVAAVVAPGQEVLCEARAHIARAELGAHGAVSGLTMRTWSHPRGQVDLAALADLFAPDLGPYFVPTAALSVENTHNFAGGAVLPLADLQALRAFADARSVAVHLDGARIWNAHVATATPLASYGAVADVLAVCLSKGLGAPAGSLLLGSREVVTEARVRRKRLGAGMRQVGILAAAGLHALDHHVERLADDHAHARLLAEAVGADPAGVDTNIVAFDVDDAPGFVARAGEAGVLVGAVGARTIRLVTHLDVTRADAERAARTLASL; encoded by the coding sequence GTGATCGACCTCCGCTCCGACACCGTCACCCGCCCGACCGAGGCGATGCGGGCCGCGATGGCGGCGGCGGAGGTCGGTGACGACGTGTACGGCGAGGACCCCACGGTCCAGGCCCTGGAGGAGCGCGTCGCGGGGCTGTTCGGCCACGAGGCGGCGCTGTTCACGCCGACCGGGTCGCTGGCCAACGTGCTCGCGGTGGCGGCCGTGGTCGCGCCCGGCCAGGAGGTGCTGTGCGAGGCCCGGGCCCACATCGCCCGCGCCGAGCTCGGCGCCCACGGCGCGGTCAGCGGGCTGACCATGCGCACCTGGTCCCATCCGCGCGGCCAGGTCGACCTCGCCGCGCTGGCGGACCTGTTCGCGCCCGACCTCGGCCCGTACTTCGTGCCGACCGCGGCGCTCTCGGTCGAGAACACCCACAACTTCGCCGGGGGAGCGGTGCTCCCGCTCGCCGATCTCCAGGCGCTGCGCGCGTTCGCCGACGCCCGGTCGGTCGCGGTGCACCTCGACGGCGCCCGGATCTGGAACGCCCACGTCGCGACCGCCACCCCGCTGGCGTCGTACGGCGCGGTGGCGGACGTGCTGGCCGTGTGCCTCTCCAAGGGCCTCGGCGCCCCCGCCGGCTCGCTGCTGCTCGGGAGCCGGGAGGTCGTGACCGAGGCGCGGGTACGCCGCAAGCGGCTCGGCGCCGGCATGCGGCAGGTCGGGATCCTCGCCGCCGCCGGCCTGCACGCGCTCGACCACCACGTCGAGCGGCTCGCCGACGACCACGCCCACGCCCGGCTGCTCGCGGAGGCCGTCGGCGCCGATCCGGCGGGCGTCGACACCAATATCGTGGCCTTCGACGTCGACGACGCGCCGGGCTTCGTCGCGCGCGCCGGGGAGGCCGGCGTGCTGGTCGGCGCCGTCGGCGCGCGCACGATCCGGCTGGTCACCCACCTCGACGTCACCCGCGCCGACGCCGAGCGGGCCGCGAGGACGCTCGCTTCGCTCTGA
- a CDS encoding barstar family protein, with translation MSGLAAVLAGRHAPGVHRWESALDVADVRRAVEHAGWAFGYVDGAGLQTRAGVLHAIGDALAFGDHYGANLDALNDSLRDLPGRTVLLWDAWAGLARAEPRWFGILLEVLGERGDADPEVEVLLRGPGPEGVPLLD, from the coding sequence ATGAGCGGTCTGGCCGCCGTCCTCGCCGGGCGCCACGCCCCCGGCGTCCATCGATGGGAGTCGGCGCTCGACGTCGCCGACGTCCGGCGCGCCGTCGAGCACGCCGGCTGGGCCTTCGGGTACGTCGACGGCGCCGGTCTGCAGACCCGGGCCGGCGTGCTGCACGCGATCGGCGACGCCCTGGCGTTCGGCGACCACTACGGCGCCAACCTGGACGCCCTCAACGACAGCCTGCGCGACCTGCCCGGCCGGACCGTCCTGCTCTGGGACGCCTGGGCCGGGCTCGCACGGGCCGAGCCGCGCTGGTTCGGCATCCTGCTGGAGGTGCTGGGGGAGCGCGGCGACGCCGATCCGGAGGTCGAGGTGCTCCTGCGCGGACCGGGTCCGGAGGGCGTACCGCTGCTGGACTGA
- a CDS encoding discoidin domain-containing protein, giving the protein MTTPTHCTDCGHTLGVGRFCTNCGQPVPGRHPEAAPAASAPVVPPPTGQLPPAARYPLYADAPTTPPGPAGPPPAPVTQVVPTPAPYVPAAGAAPAPGGSQDRGTPWLPWAIGVVVLALVAGVGAFLLVSAGGDDDGGRAGDDRTGSAQNQRTDDVTPSPPDGSEDPQPDSTGTGGPVEAPAPGDVTDLTSTATAEVPATAPESVDRQNNPVTFGAANMLDGRPRTSWRMPGDGTGATLVFDLGQEVVLTEVGLINGYAKVDGPDNWYRGNRRIRTVQWEFDDGTRITQDLADRRKMQVIPVGPVATTRVVLHLVEVTAPGKGSTGRDFTAISDVRFRGAPA; this is encoded by the coding sequence ATGACCACCCCGACGCACTGCACCGACTGCGGGCACACGCTCGGGGTCGGCCGGTTCTGCACGAACTGCGGGCAGCCCGTACCCGGCCGGCACCCGGAGGCGGCGCCCGCTGCGAGCGCGCCCGTCGTGCCGCCGCCGACGGGACAGCTGCCGCCGGCCGCGCGCTACCCGCTGTACGCCGACGCCCCGACCACGCCCCCGGGCCCGGCCGGCCCGCCGCCGGCGCCGGTGACGCAGGTCGTGCCGACGCCGGCGCCGTACGTGCCCGCCGCCGGCGCCGCGCCCGCGCCCGGAGGGTCGCAGGACCGGGGTACGCCGTGGCTGCCGTGGGCGATCGGCGTCGTGGTGCTCGCGCTGGTCGCGGGGGTCGGCGCGTTCCTGCTGGTCAGCGCCGGCGGGGACGACGACGGCGGCCGCGCCGGCGACGACCGCACCGGCTCCGCGCAGAACCAGCGCACCGACGACGTCACCCCGTCGCCGCCCGACGGGTCCGAGGACCCCCAGCCCGACAGCACCGGGACCGGTGGACCGGTGGAGGCGCCCGCACCCGGCGACGTCACCGACCTGACCTCGACGGCGACGGCCGAGGTCCCCGCGACCGCGCCCGAGTCGGTCGACCGGCAGAACAACCCGGTCACCTTCGGCGCGGCCAACATGCTCGACGGCCGGCCCCGCACCTCGTGGCGGATGCCCGGCGACGGCACCGGCGCGACCCTCGTCTTCGACCTCGGCCAGGAGGTCGTGCTGACCGAGGTCGGCCTGATCAACGGGTACGCCAAGGTCGACGGCCCGGACAACTGGTACCGCGGCAACCGGCGGATCCGCACCGTGCAGTGGGAGTTCGACGACGGCACCCGGATCACGCAGGACCTCGCCGACCGCCGCAAGATGCAGGTCATCCCCGTCGGGCCGGTGGCCACCACCCGGGTCGTGCTCCACCTGGTCGAGGTGACCGCCCCCGGCAAGGGATCGACCGGCCGCGACTTCACCGCGATCAGCGACGTCCGGTTCCGGGGCGCCCCGGCCTGA
- a CDS encoding ribonuclease domain-containing protein: MPRLSRRTTQVVSTAITVVLLLGVWWLQSRGSGDAPDRAADTPSASSPATTPATTPATTPATTPATTPATTPATTPAPSRDEHGLPYVDLADLPPEAAATVALIEAGGPFPYPGKDGSTFGNFEGLLPDRPRGYYAEYTVDTPGVSHRGARRIIAGDGGELYWTADHYASFERIREDR, from the coding sequence GTGCCGCGGCTGAGCCGGCGTACGACCCAGGTCGTCTCCACGGCGATCACCGTCGTCCTGCTGCTGGGCGTGTGGTGGCTGCAGTCCCGCGGGTCCGGCGACGCGCCCGACCGGGCCGCGGACACGCCGTCGGCATCCTCCCCGGCGACGACCCCGGCGACGACCCCGGCGACGACCCCGGCGACGACCCCGGCGACGACCCCGGCGACGACCCCGGCGACGACCCCGGCGCCCTCGCGCGACGAGCACGGCCTCCCGTACGTCGACCTGGCCGACCTGCCCCCGGAGGCCGCCGCGACCGTGGCGCTGATCGAGGCCGGCGGCCCGTTCCCGTACCCCGGCAAGGACGGCTCCACCTTCGGCAACTTCGAGGGCCTGCTGCCCGATCGGCCGCGCGGCTACTACGCGGAGTACACCGTCGACACGCCCGGTGTGAGCCATCGCGGCGCGCGGCGGATCATCGCCGGCGACGGCGGCGAGCTGTACTGGACCGCCGACCACTACGCGTCCTTCGAGCGGATCCGGGAGGATCGATGA
- a CDS encoding Stk1 family PASTA domain-containing Ser/Thr kinase has protein sequence MLAAAVGGTAWWVGWGRYTTTPGVIGLEQAAAQAKLDKAGLGVRVGEEVYSESVEKGVVISTDPRPGARILPDGDVTLVVSLGPERYDVPDLTGKSVEEAEAALAEVKFVAGQPVEKWSETVEAGRVIRSQPAFGTPEAAALPVGSSVTLVVSKGRKPIEVRSWVGKDAAKATQALEKKGLKVEVTDEVYSDTVAKGRVISQTPDSGTLHKQDTVQLVVSKGPELVAVPAVRYLSTDDAVEKLEDLGFEVRKERATIYLSGSVAWDTDPKSGTKLAKGSTVVLYVV, from the coding sequence GTGCTCGCGGCCGCGGTCGGCGGCACCGCCTGGTGGGTCGGCTGGGGCCGCTACACCACGACGCCCGGGGTGATCGGGCTGGAGCAGGCGGCGGCGCAGGCGAAGCTCGACAAGGCCGGCCTGGGCGTGCGGGTCGGCGAGGAGGTCTACTCCGAGAGCGTCGAGAAGGGCGTGGTCATCTCCACCGACCCGCGGCCCGGCGCGCGGATCCTCCCCGACGGCGACGTGACCCTGGTCGTCTCGCTCGGCCCGGAGCGCTACGACGTCCCCGACCTGACCGGCAAGAGCGTCGAGGAGGCGGAGGCGGCGCTGGCGGAGGTGAAGTTCGTCGCCGGACAGCCGGTCGAGAAGTGGTCGGAGACGGTCGAGGCCGGCCGGGTGATCCGGAGCCAGCCCGCCTTCGGCACGCCCGAGGCCGCCGCGCTGCCCGTCGGGTCCTCGGTGACCCTGGTCGTCTCGAAGGGCCGCAAGCCGATCGAGGTCCGCAGCTGGGTGGGCAAGGACGCCGCCAAGGCCACCCAGGCCCTGGAGAAGAAGGGCCTCAAGGTCGAGGTCACCGACGAGGTCTACAGCGACACCGTCGCCAAGGGCCGCGTGATCAGCCAGACGCCCGACTCCGGCACCCTCCACAAGCAGGACACCGTGCAGCTCGTGGTGTCGAAGGGGCCTGAGCTCGTGGCCGTCCCGGCGGTGCGCTACCTGTCCACCGACGACGCGGTCGAGAAGCTCGAGGACCTCGGCTTCGAGGTGCGGAAGGAGCGGGCGACGATCTACCTCAGCGGATCGGTCGCCTGGGACACCGACCCGAAGTCCGGCACGAAGCTCGCGAAGGGCAGCACGGTCGTCCTGTACGTCGTCTGA
- a CDS encoding protein kinase domain-containing protein, giving the protein MHEDQRARGGTAARPGDPSPRIEDHRYGRLLDGRYRIGVRIARGGMASVYEAVDTRLDRTVAVKIMHPGLGDASTQDDESFARRFVSEAKAAARLSHPNVVAVFDQGRDDSDGTVYLVMEYVPGHTLRDTVGKEAPMSPERALAVLDPVLSALGAAHRAGLIHRDVKPENVLIADDGRIKVADFGLAKAVSADTQHTATNGVLIGTVSYLAPELVVEQRADARADVYAAGVILFELLTGTKPHTGETPIAVAYRHVHEDVPRPSTVVPGIPDYVDALVVRATTRDAGQRPADATVLLHHVRRVVQALHDGVRSDPELVADLMPTARVVEQDSPAGVGGDTTPEPVSSLWGGMPDPIAEEPPSAVPAGSSASPAARKAASCRRPPLAALPTNRSGPPSVLRRRRASRRPSSPGPRSPRSHRPRGRRSGAVAARASRSRWSSSCSRPRSAAPPGGSAGAATPRRPG; this is encoded by the coding sequence GTGCACGAAGACCAGCGCGCCCGCGGCGGCACCGCCGCGCGCCCCGGCGACCCCTCGCCGCGCATCGAGGACCACCGGTACGGCCGCCTGCTCGACGGGCGGTACCGGATCGGCGTCCGGATCGCCCGCGGCGGCATGGCCAGCGTCTACGAGGCCGTCGACACCCGGCTGGACCGCACGGTCGCGGTCAAGATCATGCATCCCGGCCTGGGCGACGCGTCCACGCAGGACGACGAGTCGTTCGCCCGCCGGTTCGTGAGCGAGGCCAAGGCGGCGGCCCGGCTCTCGCACCCCAACGTGGTCGCGGTGTTCGACCAGGGGCGCGACGACAGCGACGGCACGGTCTACCTCGTCATGGAGTACGTCCCGGGGCACACCCTGCGCGACACCGTCGGCAAGGAGGCGCCGATGTCGCCCGAGCGGGCGCTCGCGGTGCTCGACCCGGTGCTCTCCGCGCTCGGCGCCGCCCACCGCGCGGGCCTGATCCACCGCGACGTGAAGCCCGAGAACGTCCTCATCGCCGACGACGGGCGGATCAAGGTCGCCGACTTCGGCCTGGCCAAGGCGGTCAGCGCCGACACGCAGCACACCGCGACCAACGGCGTCCTCATCGGCACCGTCTCCTATCTCGCGCCCGAGCTGGTCGTCGAGCAGCGGGCCGACGCCCGCGCCGACGTGTACGCCGCCGGCGTGATCCTCTTCGAGCTGCTGACCGGCACCAAGCCCCACACCGGCGAGACGCCGATCGCGGTGGCCTACCGCCACGTCCACGAGGACGTCCCGCGGCCGTCCACGGTCGTGCCCGGCATCCCCGACTACGTCGACGCGCTGGTCGTGCGGGCGACCACCCGCGACGCCGGCCAGCGCCCCGCCGACGCGACCGTGCTGCTGCATCACGTGCGCCGGGTCGTCCAGGCGCTCCACGACGGCGTCCGCTCCGATCCCGAGCTGGTGGCCGACCTGATGCCGACGGCCCGGGTCGTCGAGCAGGACTCCCCCGCCGGCGTCGGCGGCGACACGACACCGGAGCCGGTCAGCTCGCTGTGGGGCGGGATGCCCGACCCGATCGCCGAGGAGCCCCCCAGCGCGGTGCCGGCTGGGTCGAGCGCGTCTCCGGCGGCGCGAAAGGCAGCAAGCTGCCGGAGGCCGCCTCTCGCCGCACTGCCGACCAATCGGTCCGGACCGCCGTCCGTCCTCCGGCGCCGCCGCGCGAGCAGACGTCCGTCATCGCCGGGCCCCCGCAGCCCCCGCAGCCACCGCCCGCGCGGCCGGCGAAGCGGCGCCGTCGCGGCAAGGGCATCACGATCGCGCTGGTCCTCGTCGTGCTCGCGGCCGCGGTCGGCGGCACCGCCTGGTGGGTCGGCTGGGGCCGCTACACCACGACGCCCGGGGTGA